The sequence AGGCGTCATCCATGCTGCGGCGGAGGTCGTCGAGCCCCTGAATGCTGAGACTAAACTTGAGCTGCTCTGAACTGAGGCGATCGAGCAAAAAGCCGACCTGGCGCGGCGAACTGAGCGACAAATTCCGAAATTCTAGCCCAGTACGCAGCAGCGCCTGTAACGGATCGTCGCCGATTAACTGTTGGCGAAACAGGTCGGGCATTAGGGGGCGAACTTCGTCGAGCAGGTTGATGCCAGGGTTGAACAGACGGGCGGCCCCCTCCAGGTTGGCCAGCGATTTGGCAAACAGTCCCACATTGGCGGGCCAGCGCAGGTTATTGCGAATGCCCGCCGCCAAAATTTGGCCAAAGATTTCGGCGGTGTTGATCTGCTCCAGGCTGAGGCCATAGTAGCGGCCCAGTAGGCGAGTGTAGTCGCTCTCTAGCCGGGCCAGGTTGACCGGCTGCAACGGCTCAGCCAACTGAAGGGTGAGCTGGGTACAGCGTTGGGCGTCGCAGTTGGCAATAGCCAGCACCATCTCGGTCATGGTGTTGCGGGTGCGCGGATCCATATGGCCCATCATGCCGCAGTCGAGCAGGGCCAAGCGGCCATCCTCAAGGTAGAAAATATTGCCGGGGTGGGGATCGGCGTGAAAGAAGCCGTCGACAAAGTACTGCTTAAAGAACGCCCGAAAGAGCAGGGTGGTGGCCGTAGCCCGGACCCCAATAGTGTCGCTGTGGGCATCTTCGACCATCAGATCGGCCTTGAGCAGCGGGGTGCCCTCTAGCCACTCCATGGTCATAATTTTGGAGTTGGTCAGATCCCAGAAGATCTGCGGCACGATCAGCTGGTCGGCATCGTACCAATTGCTTTTAGAGAGGTTGCGGCGCAGCTGGTCGGTGTAGCCCGCTTCGGTCGTGAAGTCGAGTTCAGCGTTGATCGCTTCGGCAAATTCTTCGGCCAGATCAACGACGTTGTAGCGCTGGCCAAACTGGGTCGCCGACACCAGCCGGGCCACATCGCGAATGAGGGTCATATCGCGATCGACCTGGCGCTCAATGCCGGGGCGCTGCACCTTGAGAGCCACCGGGCGACCGTCCTTCAGAATGGCTTTGTGGGTTTGGGCGATGGACCCGGCGGCGATCGCTTGATAGTCGAGTCGCTCAAACAGTTCTTCGGGAGGGCGGGCCAAGTGCTGACGAATGTGGGCTTCGATCTCGGTAGGGTCTACCGGAGGCACCGTACTTTGGAGGCGGCTGAGTTCTTCGATGTAGGCCGGGGGCATGAGGTCGGGGCGAGTGCTGAGCAGCTGACCTAGCTTGACGTATACCGGCCCTAGATCGGTCAAAATGTTGCGCAGCACCGCCGGGGGCGGAATCTCTGGCTCATCGGCTTTGCCGCCCATGAGCAGTCGCCGCATGTAGTCCCAGCCGTTGCCGAGTACCACTTCAACAATTTCTTTTTGCCGAACCAAACGAGACGATGAAACCATTGGGAGCGTGGGGTACGAATTGCTCGATGCTAACGCACCCATAGTAAGACCTGATTTCGGTGCCGTGCCCCTCCCAATGACTATTGATAAAGCCACGGCGGGGCAGCCTTGCCCCGATGCTATGATGCTTGGGCGCTGTCGGTTCCGGTGGGGATCAGCCACCGGAGGCAACGGGGAAAGTGTAGTGCAAGGCTACCGCTGTCCCGCAGCTGTGAGGCGATTGTTGTGAATTGCCAAGCCAGAATGCCCGCCGATTGCACGATTGTTCTGTGTTTGTCTGCGAGGTACGGATGAAGGATTCTTTGACTGCTTTAAAGTCTATCGGCGCTCGGGTTAAGTCCGTTGGCCTCGGTCGGGGCCTAGTCGGCGCGATCGCCACCCTGCTGCTGCTGCCGCTGCCGGGCTTAGCCCACCACCCCCTTGAGGGCCGCGTGCCAGCCACCTTTGGCGAAGGCTTTTTGTCGGGCCTGGCTCATCCGGTGATTGGTCTCGATCACCTGACTTTTGTGGTGGCCGTGGGCCTATTGGCGGCGGTGAGCACCTGGGGCATCGCCCTGCCGGTCGCGTTTGTGCTGGCGGCCATGGTCGGTACGGGGCTGCATCTGGCAGAAATTACCCTGCCAGCGGCTGAACTGGTCATTGCCGCATCGGTGTTAGGATTTGGCGTTTTGCTAGCCCTTAAAGATCGCCCCCAGGGCCTCGTGATGGTGGGTTTAGCAGCGGGGGCTGGGCTGTTTCACGGCTTTGCCTACGGGGAGGCGATCTTTGGTGCCCAAACCATGCCCCTAGTGGCCTACCTGGCCGGGTTTACGGCGGTGCAGCTGGGCATTGCGATCGCCGCCTTTTTCGTCGGGCGACAGCTCACCCAGGCTGCTAAACCGCTGTTTGTCCAGCAGGCCGGGCTGGTGATCTGTGGCATTGGCGCTGCTTTTCTCGCCACCAACCTGCTCAATACGCTGCTCCCGGCCTAGGCTGAGCGGGTTGTGAGAGACCGACTGGTCGATTCATCGCCTTGCCCAGCGGGTGGGGTTTGAGCAAGCCTCCTCTCTGACGCGACTGCTGCGGCAGCGCGATCGCCTGTCGCCCAGCCAGTACCGGGCGATCGCCCAAAATTTGGCGAACTGATCGCCGCAGGTTGGCGCAATTGACCCCAGCCCCGTTACCTACAATGCAAGCTGTCCTGCCCTTGAGACGGTGCATTGTGAACCCCAACTCAAACCAGCGCAAGCCAACCCTAATTGGGTTTACGGCTGTTTTAATGTGGGCCACCCTGGCTCTTTTGACCAAACTCAGCGGCCCGATGCCGCCCTTTCAGCTAACGGCCATGGCCTTTACCGTGGCCTTTGCCATTGGGGTAGCGACCTGGGTGCGATCGGGCGGCAACCCGCTGCACTACCTCAAGCTGCCCTACGCCGTTTGGGCGCTAGGGATCACGGGGTTGTTTGGCTACCACTTGTTTTACTTCATTGCCCTCAGCCAGGCCCCGGCGGTAGAGGCCAGTTTAGTCGCCTACCTGTGGCCCCTGCTCATTGTCTGTTTCTCGGCCCTGCTGCCCGGCGAACGCCTGCGGTGGTTCCATGGGGCGGGGGCGCTGCTGGGGTTTACCGGGGCTGGCCTACTAATCACCCAGGGCCAATCCCTGAGCTTTGAGCCGCAGTACATCCCTGGTTATTTGGCCGCTCTGGTCTGTGCCCTCATTTGGTCGAGCTACTCGCTGCTGTCTCGGCGGTTTGGGGCGATTCCGACCAATGCCGTGGGGGGCTTTTGCGGGGCTACGGCGGGGCTGGCCTGGGTGTGTCACCTCGGTTTTGAAACGACAGTCATGCCCCAGGACAGCGAATGGCTGGCCATTTTTGCCCTGGGGCTGGGGCCAGTGGGGCTGGCCTTTTTTACCTGGGACTACGGCGTTAAGCATGGCAATATCAAGGTGCTGGGGGCGCTCTCCTACCTAGCCCCGCTGTTCTCAACCCTGCTGCTGATCGCGGCTGGTCTGGCGGAGGCCACCTGGTCGGTGGGCCTTGCCTGCCTGCTGATTGTCGGCGGAGCCCTGTTGGCCAGCCTAGATTTCTTTCGGCCCCGTATCCTTGAGTAGTGCCCTGCCCCCTTGCCCTAGACCAAACCGCTGGAGTTGGGTTGGGGCTGACTGGCATCGCCCTCGGCCATTGAGTCGGCGTAGAGCAAGCGCTTGAGGCTGCTTATATACAGATCATCGGGCACCCCCTCGGGGTCAATGCAGGTTTCCATAAACAAGCCGGTACCCACGGCGGTCATGGCCCAGGCCAGATGCAGGGGCGGCATGGGCAGCGACAGGCCTGCCTCGGCGTAGTGCTTTTGGAGCATTGTGGCCAGCAGCTGCCGGGCGGCCCGGTAGCGCTGGGCCAGTTTTTCGCGGGCCGACTCGTTGCGCATGGCGTAGAGAAAAAACTCGACCGTCAGCAAATTGAGGGTGCGCTGCTGGCTGAGCTCGCTCTCAAATTCTCGCCGCCAGGCCGCGAGATCAATGCGATCGCCCAGGTGCTCGACCTCTGCCGCCAGCTGCTGGTCGATCAGGGCGAGAAACAGGTCTTCTTTGCTGTCGAAGTTGGAGTAGACCGCCCCCTTGGAGTAGCCCGCCGCTTCTGCGATCGCCTCCACCGACGCGCCGTTAAACCCCTGGTCGGCAAACACCTGGGCGGCGGCGACCAGCAGGCGATCGCGGGTTTGACGGCGGCTTTCTTCGCGAGACAGGCGTGGCTTGGGCATGGGCGGCGGGGCTGTGTTGACGGATTGTAACTAAAGGATTTGACATACCGATCGGTATTTGTATACTTGAAAATACCGATCGGTATTTGAATTCTAGCTGGTCTTAGTTCTAGGGCTTAATGTTACTGGAGAACCCATGGCCTCCTCAGCCTCGGTTACAACCACCGCCCCAGCCATCTTTCACGCCCACCAGATCACCAAGACCTACCGCATGGGCGAAGTGGAGGTGCAGGCCCTGCGGGCGGTCGATCTCGACCTCTACGAGGGGGAGTTTGTGGTGCTGCTGGGGCCGTCGGGCAGCGGCAAGTCAACGCTGCTCAACATTTTGGGCGGGCTGGATGTGCCCTCTAGCGGCGAAGTGCTGTTTCGCCAACAAAATTTGAGCCAGGGGGGCGATCGCCTGCTCACCCGGTTTCGGCGCGAGTCGATTGGCTTTATTTTTCAGTTCTACAACTTGATCCCCAGTCTGACGGCGCGGGAAAACGTGGCCCTAGTCACCGACATTGCCCGCCGCCCAATGAAGCCGGAGGAGGCGCTGGCGATGGTGGGGTTGGCCGATCGCCTCGACCACTTTCCCTCCCAACTGTCGGGGGGGCAGCAGCAGCGGGTGGCGATCGCCCGGGCGATCGCCAAGCGGCCCGAGGTTTTATTCTGCGATGAGCCCACCGGGGCGCTCGACTTTAGCACCGGCAAGCTGGTGCTGGAGGTGCTGGCCCGAGTCAACCAAGAGCTGGGCACCACGGTGGTGATCATCACCCACAATGCGGGCATTGGGGCGATGGGCGACCGGGTGATCACCATGCGCGATGGTCAGATTCACAGCATTGAGCAAAACGGGCGGCGGGCGAGACCGGAGGAGTTGGAGTGGTAGAAAGGCGAACTTTAAGGTTCTGGGGAAGTCTGCCGGGCTAAGGGGGCGTGATGCAATCGCTGAATCGCAAACTATTTCGGGATCTGCTGACCCTGCGGGGGCAGGTGATCGCCATTGTGCTGATTGTGGCCTGCGGTATTGCCAGCCTGGTGACGATGATGAGCACCTACAACTCCCTGGTGCTCTCCAGGGATAGCTACTACAGCGAGTATCGATTTGCCGATGTGTTTGTGCAGCTCAACCGCGCCCCCAACGGGCTAGTCGATCAGGTGAGAGAAATACCGGGGGTGGGGCAGGTGCGATCGCGGGTGGTTGAAACCGTCACCCTCGATGTGCCGGGGCTAGAGGACCCAGCCACCGGGCGACTGGTATCGATTCCAGAGACCCCGCAGCCAATGTTAAACGATCTGTTTCTGCGATCGGGGCGCTACCTTCAGCCCGGTCGCCTGGATGAGGTGATCGCCAGCGATGCCTTTGTCGCCGCCAACCAGCTGGCCCTAGGCGACACCATCAGCGCTGTGATCAACGGTCGCTGGCAGTCGCTGCGCATTGTCGGTACCGCCTTGTCGCCGGAGTATGTCTACGAGATCAGCGGCACCGATCTGCTGCCCGACAACCGCCGGTTTGGGGTGCTGTGGATGGGGCGCAGTGCCCTGGCCACCGCCTTTGATCTTGATGGAGCGTTTAACGATCTGGCCCTCACCCTCACCCCCGGCGCGCGGGAGGTGGAGGTGATCGCTCGCCTCGATCAGCTGCTAGAGCGCTACGGCGGACTGGGGGCCTACGGGCGCGACAATCAGATTTCCAATCGGTTTCTGGCCGATGACCTGGCCGGGTTGCAGGTGACGGCCCTAATTTTGCCGGTGATTTTTTTGGGCATTGCTGCCTTTTTGCTGAACATGGTGCTGGCCCGGCTGGTCAGCACCCAGCGCGACCAGGTGGCGGTGCTCAAGGCCTTTGGCTACTCCAACTTAGAAGTGGGGCTGCACTTTTTTCAGCTGGTGATGGTGGTGGTGGGGCTAGGGGCCATAGTTGGCATTGGCCTGGGCCAGTGGCTGGGGTCGAGCTTTACCCAGTTTTACCGGCAGTTTTACCAATTTCCTGCGGTGCAGTACGAGGCAGGGCTGGGGCTGCTGCTGGGGGCGGTGGGGGTGAGTGCCGCCGCCGCCCTGGTGGGGGCCTTTAAGTCAGTGGCGGTGGTGGTGGCCTTGCCCCCGGCCGAGGCCATGCGGCCCGAGCCCCCGGCCAGCTTTGGCCCCACCCTGGCTGAACGGCTGGGGCTACAGCGGTTCTTTTCCCCCGCTGGACGGATCATTTTGCGCAATCTGGAGCGGCGGCCCTGGCAGGCGGGGCTGGCGATCTTTGGTATTGCCCTGGCGGTGGCGATTTTGGTGGTAGGTCGCTACCTCAGCGACGGCATTGACGAGATCATCACGGTGCAGTTTGAAACGGTGCAGCGCGAAGACATCACCCTCACCTTTAACCGGCCCCTGCCCGGTCGGGTGCGCTACGACCTGGGGCAGCTGCCGGGGGTGCAGCGAGTTGAGCCGTTTCGAGTAGTGCCGGTGCGGCTGCGGTTTGGCCACCGCAGTCACTTGGGCAGTCTGACCGGGCTGCAAGACCCCAGCACCCTGCGCCAGCTGATTGACGCCGACTACCGGTCGGTGCCCCTGCCAACCGACGGGCTGCTGCTGAACTCAAAGCTGGCCGAAATCCTGCACCTGACCGTGGGCGATCGCCTGACGGTAGACGTGCTTGAAGGCGCTCGTCCCACCCGCCAGGTGCCGGTGGTGGCCCTAGTCGATGAACTAGTGGGCATTGCCACCTACATGAATATCGACGCTCTCAATCGGCTGATGCAAGAGGGGCCAACCTTCTCAGGGGCCTACTTGCAGGTGGATCGGGC is a genomic window of Nodosilinea sp. E11 containing:
- a CDS encoding HupE/UreJ family protein, whose protein sequence is MTALKSIGARVKSVGLGRGLVGAIATLLLLPLPGLAHHPLEGRVPATFGEGFLSGLAHPVIGLDHLTFVVAVGLLAAVSTWGIALPVAFVLAAMVGTGLHLAEITLPAAELVIAASVLGFGVLLALKDRPQGLVMVGLAAGAGLFHGFAYGEAIFGAQTMPLVAYLAGFTAVQLGIAIAAFFVGRQLTQAAKPLFVQQAGLVICGIGAAFLATNLLNTLLPA
- a CDS encoding FtsX-like permease family protein — encoded protein: MQSLNRKLFRDLLTLRGQVIAIVLIVACGIASLVTMMSTYNSLVLSRDSYYSEYRFADVFVQLNRAPNGLVDQVREIPGVGQVRSRVVETVTLDVPGLEDPATGRLVSIPETPQPMLNDLFLRSGRYLQPGRLDEVIASDAFVAANQLALGDTISAVINGRWQSLRIVGTALSPEYVYEISGTDLLPDNRRFGVLWMGRSALATAFDLDGAFNDLALTLTPGAREVEVIARLDQLLERYGGLGAYGRDNQISNRFLADDLAGLQVTALILPVIFLGIAAFLLNMVLARLVSTQRDQVAVLKAFGYSNLEVGLHFFQLVMVVVGLGAIVGIGLGQWLGSSFTQFYRQFYQFPAVQYEAGLGLLLGAVGVSAAAALVGAFKSVAVVVALPPAEAMRPEPPASFGPTLAERLGLQRFFSPAGRIILRNLERRPWQAGLAIFGIALAVAILVVGRYLSDGIDEIITVQFETVQREDITLTFNRPLPGRVRYDLGQLPGVQRVEPFRVVPVRLRFGHRSHLGSLTGLQDPSTLRQLIDADYRSVPLPTDGLLLNSKLAEILHLTVGDRLTVDVLEGARPTRQVPVVALVDELVGIATYMNIDALNRLMQEGPTFSGAYLQVDRAQIQPLYQQLKQTPAVAGVAQRETALAQFEDTIAATSGAMNAVVMLFACIIAVGVIYNAARIALSERSRELATLRIIGFSQREVAVILLGEQAVLTLAAVPVGWGLGFALSWLLNQSPAQNTELFRVPFVVSPGNYLFAFGVTAVAALASGLLIARQLRQLNLIEVLKTRE
- a CDS encoding ABC transporter ATP-binding protein; its protein translation is MASSASVTTTAPAIFHAHQITKTYRMGEVEVQALRAVDLDLYEGEFVVLLGPSGSGKSTLLNILGGLDVPSSGEVLFRQQNLSQGGDRLLTRFRRESIGFIFQFYNLIPSLTARENVALVTDIARRPMKPEEALAMVGLADRLDHFPSQLSGGQQQRVAIARAIAKRPEVLFCDEPTGALDFSTGKLVLEVLARVNQELGTTVVIITHNAGIGAMGDRVITMRDGQIHSIEQNGRRARPEELEW
- a CDS encoding DMT family transporter, which produces MQAVLPLRRCIVNPNSNQRKPTLIGFTAVLMWATLALLTKLSGPMPPFQLTAMAFTVAFAIGVATWVRSGGNPLHYLKLPYAVWALGITGLFGYHLFYFIALSQAPAVEASLVAYLWPLLIVCFSALLPGERLRWFHGAGALLGFTGAGLLITQGQSLSFEPQYIPGYLAALVCALIWSSYSLLSRRFGAIPTNAVGGFCGATAGLAWVCHLGFETTVMPQDSEWLAIFALGLGPVGLAFFTWDYGVKHGNIKVLGALSYLAPLFSTLLLIAAGLAEATWSVGLACLLIVGGALLASLDFFRPRILE
- a CDS encoding TetR/AcrR family transcriptional regulator, with amino-acid sequence MPKPRLSREESRRQTRDRLLVAAAQVFADQGFNGASVEAIAEAAGYSKGAVYSNFDSKEDLFLALIDQQLAAEVEHLGDRIDLAAWRREFESELSQQRTLNLLTVEFFLYAMRNESAREKLAQRYRAARQLLATMLQKHYAEAGLSLPMPPLHLAWAMTAVGTGLFMETCIDPEGVPDDLYISSLKRLLYADSMAEGDASQPQPNSSGLV
- a CDS encoding AarF/ABC1/UbiB kinase family protein, encoding MVSSSRLVRQKEIVEVVLGNGWDYMRRLLMGGKADEPEIPPPAVLRNILTDLGPVYVKLGQLLSTRPDLMPPAYIEELSRLQSTVPPVDPTEIEAHIRQHLARPPEELFERLDYQAIAAGSIAQTHKAILKDGRPVALKVQRPGIERQVDRDMTLIRDVARLVSATQFGQRYNVVDLAEEFAEAINAELDFTTEAGYTDQLRRNLSKSNWYDADQLIVPQIFWDLTNSKIMTMEWLEGTPLLKADLMVEDAHSDTIGVRATATTLLFRAFFKQYFVDGFFHADPHPGNIFYLEDGRLALLDCGMMGHMDPRTRNTMTEMVLAIANCDAQRCTQLTLQLAEPLQPVNLARLESDYTRLLGRYYGLSLEQINTAEIFGQILAAGIRNNLRWPANVGLFAKSLANLEGAARLFNPGINLLDEVRPLMPDLFRQQLIGDDPLQALLRTGLEFRNLSLSSPRQVGFLLDRLSSEQLKFSLSIQGLDDLRRSMDDASSRQSFSIVVAALIIGAAIVATGRQSPQGQILSIVLFAAASFFGLWLLFSIVRPRRRR